The following proteins are co-located in the Agromyces laixinhei genome:
- a CDS encoding phosphotransferase: protein MARPPLTLAALATAAVPGLEVRAVRALSRKSHGAFDAVLLRDTDDRLLVLRVPRSQGAESEQSADLVALRALTTGIRSRLPFDVPEFVGQAPVDGTRAVVTSYVPGAARTADELTEHDGIATSVGLALAAVHALPTGFIADAGLPSQTADESHDGVVDLIGRAADTGHLPAALLRRWEEATDDAALWRFRPTVVNGTLAADSLLVDGDAVTGLIGWSALAQGDPARDLNWLLTSRGDSAERALDAYFGARSGEADAHLPQRALLYGELELAKWLLHGVETHDEAVIADAVGLLDGLVESVHDRSSEPLSPETGPILTVGDVERMLDETPRGSRPRENGSNLLTDSYDFSELERREAGERDTAPFDATAPIPLDLSDWGDATPGAADPVASDPGDGQRDTDGDTDGDAGSDAATDAQARRNAASS from the coding sequence ATGGCCAGACCTCCTCTCACTCTAGCCGCGTTGGCCACGGCGGCGGTGCCCGGACTCGAGGTACGGGCGGTGCGCGCACTGTCTCGCAAGAGCCACGGCGCCTTCGACGCGGTACTGCTGCGAGACACCGATGACCGCCTGCTCGTGCTGCGGGTGCCCCGCTCGCAGGGCGCCGAATCCGAGCAGTCGGCCGACCTCGTGGCGCTGCGCGCACTCACCACCGGCATCCGTTCGCGCCTGCCGTTCGACGTTCCCGAGTTCGTCGGCCAGGCGCCGGTCGACGGCACCCGCGCCGTGGTCACGAGCTACGTTCCCGGCGCCGCCCGCACCGCCGACGAGCTCACCGAGCACGACGGCATCGCGACCTCGGTCGGGCTCGCGCTCGCCGCGGTGCACGCCCTGCCGACGGGATTCATCGCCGACGCGGGTCTGCCCAGCCAGACCGCCGACGAATCGCACGACGGCGTCGTCGACCTCATCGGCCGGGCCGCCGACACCGGCCACCTGCCCGCCGCGCTCCTTCGGCGCTGGGAGGAGGCGACCGACGACGCCGCGCTCTGGCGTTTTCGCCCGACCGTTGTGAACGGCACGCTGGCCGCCGACTCGCTCCTCGTCGACGGCGACGCCGTGACCGGGCTCATCGGTTGGTCCGCGCTCGCGCAGGGAGACCCCGCGCGCGACCTGAATTGGCTGCTCACCTCGCGGGGCGACTCCGCCGAGCGAGCCCTCGACGCGTACTTCGGTGCGCGATCCGGCGAAGCCGACGCGCACTTGCCGCAGCGCGCGCTGCTGTATGGGGAACTGGAACTCGCCAAGTGGCTGCTGCATGGCGTCGAGACTCACGACGAGGCGGTCATCGCCGACGCCGTGGGGCTGCTCGACGGACTCGTCGAGAGCGTGCATGATCGGTCCAGCGAACCCCTGTCGCCCGAGACCGGGCCGATCCTCACCGTCGGCGACGTCGAACGGATGCTCGATGAGACGCCGCGAGGGAGCCGGCCGCGCGAGAACGGCTCGAACCTCCTCACCGACAGCTACGACTTCTCCGAGCTCGAGCGCCGTGAAGCCGGCGAACGCGACACCGCGCCCTTCGACGCCACCGCGCCGATCCCCCTCGATCTCTCGGATTGGGGTGATGCAACGCCCGGCGCTGCGGACCCCGTCGCGTCGGACCCCGGCGACGGTCAGCGCGACACCGACGGGGATACCGATGGCGACGCCGGTTCGGATGCCGCGACCGACGCCCAGGCCCGGCGCAACGCCGCCTCGTCGTAG